The Montipora capricornis isolate CH-2021 chromosome 3, ASM3666992v2, whole genome shotgun sequence genome window below encodes:
- the LOC138041144 gene encoding adenosine receptor A1-like, which translates to MIYFSQMEKDYIFPLTPCLNSTFPTSLPFVTGGVSALLSLVTIPGNLLVVLAVFIDPNKDLRSPFMYLVANLAIADLLVGIVTDPVSAVYHFKSALGLINHGTLIASVHMPFFISCTASVLSLAALTVDRYLAITSPFRYRATLNPMRAVLVCILVWMLSLSFPFAYFYLGFIHYAFLFANTAVVMTFAVLLLAYVRIYKIFRRQIREWDNLHDSTEENRAKKLTMRWEQKITKTLLIMLALFISCYLPACVLIYVINLCNTCNCDLVVWARDVQFLLILANSSMNPFIYSWRLYNCRRAFLWIVTCRKKGKRRKMSSFEMRTLHRVNSTPRKRERGHDITTHIQ; encoded by the coding sequence ATGATCTATTTCAGTCAAATGGAGAAAGATTATATTTTTCCGTTAACACCATGCCTTAACTCTACGTTCCCAACTTCTCTTCCATTTGTAACAGGCGGCGTGTCAGCTTTGTTGAGTCTTGTCACGATCCCAGGTAATTTACTCGTCGTTCTAGCTGTGTTCATTGATCCAAACAAGGACCTACGTTCTCCGTTCATGTACCTTGTGGCAAACCTCGCGATTGCTGATTTGTTGGTCGGAATCGTTACAGACCCTGTCTCAGCCGTTTATCATTTCAAGAGCGCTTTGGGATTGATTAACCATGGAACGCTTATTGCTTCAGTACATATGCCGTTCTTTATATCATGTACTGCCTCCGTCCTCAGTTTGGCTGCTCTCACCGTCGATCGTTACCTCGCAATTACTTCACCCTTTCGATATAGAGCGACTCTTAATCCGATGCGCGCTGTACTCGTGTGTATTTTGGTGTGGATGCTGTCACTTAGCTTTCCGTTCGCGTATTTCTACTTGGGTTTTATTCACTATGCTTTCCTGTTTGCCAACACAGCTGTCGTGATGACTTTTGCAGTTTTGCTGCTTGCTTATGTACGGATTTATAAGATATTCCGTCGTCAAATTCGCGAATGGGACAATCTTCATGACAGTACAGAGGAAAATCGTGCGAAGAAACTCACAATGCGCTGGGAGCAAAAGATTACCAAAACTCTCCTCATCATGCTGGCTTTATTCATCTCCTGTTATCTTCCAGCGTGTGTTTTAATATACGTCATTAATTTGTGCAATACTTGCAATTGTGACCTCGTCGTCTGGGCTCGTGACGTGCAATTTCTCCTTATTTTAGCGAACAGTTCTATGAACCCGTTCATTTATTCATGGCGTTTGTATAACTGCAGAAGAGCCTTTCTATGGATCGTAACGTGTAGAAAGAAGGGTAAAAGACGTAAGATGTCTTCATTTGAAATGCGAACTCTACATCGAGTTAATTCAACGCCAAGGAAGAGGGAGAGGGGTCATGATATCACGACACACATACAATGA